A region from the Lycium barbarum isolate Lr01 chromosome 8, ASM1917538v2, whole genome shotgun sequence genome encodes:
- the LOC132605192 gene encoding pathogenesis-related protein 1C-like — translation MGFFLFSQMTSFFLLASTLLFFLISHSCHAQNSQQDYLDAHNTARSNVGVGPLTWDDKVAAYAQQYASQLAADCNLVHSQGQYGENLAGGSGDLTATQAVGMWIDEKQYYHHDSNSCDEGKVCGHYTQMVWRNLVRLGCARVQCNNGGYVVSCNYDPPGNYIGQSPY, via the coding sequence ATGGGATTTTTTCTCTTTTCCCAAATGACTTCATTTTTTCTTCTTGCCTCTACACTTCTCTTCTTCCTAATATCCCACTCTTGTCATGCCCAAAACTCTCAACAAGACTATTTGGATGCCCACAACACTGCTCGTAGCAATGTGGGAGTCGGGCCATTAACATGGGACGACAAGGTGGCAGCCTACGCCCAACAGTATGCTTCCCAATTGGCTGCTGATTGCAACCTCGTCCATTCTCAAGGCCAATACGGTGAAAACCTAGCTGGCGGTAGCGGCGACTTGACGGCCACGCAGGCGGTGGGGATGTGGATCGACGAGAAACAATACTATCACCATGACTCGAATTCATGTGATGAGGGAAAAGTGTGCGGACATTATACTCAAATGGTTTGGCGTAACTTGGTTCGCTTGGGATGTGCTAGGGTTCAATGCAACAATGGAGGATACGTTGTCTCTTGCAACTATGATCCTCCAGGTAATTATATAGGTCAAAGTCCATACTAA